In the genome of Deltaproteobacteria bacterium, the window ATTTCACCCAAACCGGGGTGAAGACTGGCACCTCGCGTCTGGCGGGAATGTCGCCGCGGGCAACGTCCAGAAGCGAGAGCTTTCCTCCTTTTGTGCCTTGGCAGCGATCTTGCCCCAAAACGCCGCCTAAAAGGCTCCCCCCCCTGCCGGTCGAAGACCGGAGAGAGCGCGTTCGGGAGCTGGGAGGTATCCATGGAAAAGGAGGGTCTGGCCTCCGGTGCTGCCGGTCAGCTGGAAGGGCGATACGCCAACTACTTCAAGGTCGGTCACAACGCGTTTGAGTTCGTCCTCGACTTCGGGCAGCTCTATCCCGAAAGCACCGAGGCGCAGGTTCACACCAGGATCATCACCAGCCCGATCTATGCAAAAACCCTTTTTGAGACGCTCCGGGAGTCTATAGAACAGTACGAAAAGAACTTTGAACCCATCAAGAACCACCAGGGAAACTCCTCTGATGGATGGCTATGAGGAAAGTCTGGACCATCTGTTGATGGAACTCCATCGGATTGCTCTCC includes:
- a CDS encoding DUF3467 domain-containing protein, encoding MEKEGLASGAAGQLEGRYANYFKVGHNAFEFVLDFGQLYPESTEAQVHTRIITSPIYAKTLFETLRESIEQYEKNFEPIKNHQGNSSDGWL